A segment of the Alistipes communis genome:
ATCCGCTACCGCGCCCTCGAAATCGGCAACGAATTCATCGTGGGATACGGACTCGACTACGACCAGCTGGGCCGCAATCTCAAAGATATTTACGTCGTAACGAATGATTGACACCGATCCCGCACTGTTCGACGGCGGCCGCAGACTGCCGCTCGTGGAGGACTTCTACACCATTCAAGGCGAAGGCTTCCACGCGGGCAAACCCGCCTATTTCATCCGTTTGGGCGGATGCGACGTGGGCTGTCGCTGGTGCGACGCCAAATATACGTGGAATCCCCGCCGCTACCCGCCCGTCGACGTGCAGGTGGTCATCGACCGTGCGCTGACCTGCCCTGCCCGTGCGATCGTCATCACGGGCGGCGAACCGCTGCTCTATCCGCTCGACATACTTACGCGGACCCTGCACGACAGAGGATTGCAAATTTTTCTCGAAACGTCGGGCACGCATCCGTTCAGCGGCCGTTTCGACTGGGTGTGCCTCTCGCCCAAACGGCAGCAACCGCCGCTGGACGAAGCCTTCCGGCGGGCGCACGAGTTGAAGGTGATCGTCGAGCGGGAGGACGACCTGCAATGGGCCGAACAGAACGCCGCCCGCGTAGGCGACGACTGCCTGCTCTACCTCCAACCCGAATGGAGCGTCTACGAACGGATGATGCCGCTGCTGGTCGAATATGCGAAGGCCCATCCGCAATGGAACATCTCGATCCAGACGCACAAATTCATGCACATTCCCTGACGCGATGAAACGCGGTCTGGTGCGCAAATTCTGGATCGGAGCGACGCTTCTGATCATCGTGCTGACGGCGTTCGCCGCCGGCCGCAACCTGATCCACGCATTCAAGATCCGCAGCCAGATTCGGGTGCTGGAGCGCGAAAAAGCGCTCTACGAGGAGAAGATCGCACGCGACAGCGCGCTTATCGAACAACTCAAACAGGACGATTTCCTCGAACAATACGCCCGCGAACACTTCCACATGCAACGCAAGGGCGAGAAGGTCTATATCATCAAATAATCGGTCTCGATAAAAACGAAGGGGCTGCGACATGTCGCAGCCCCTTCGTTTTCGTCCCGGCAAAGGTCTACACCAGCCCCGAAAAGCCCATGAAGGCCATGGCCAGAATGCCGGCCGTCACCAGCGCGATCGGCGTTCCGCGGAACGATTCGGGTACGTCCTCCAACTCCAACCGCTCGCGGATACCGGCGAAAAGCACCAGCGCCAGCGCGAAGCCCAGGGCCGTGGAGACCGAATAGACGACGCTCTGCAACAGCGTGAACTCCTTCTGGATCATCAGGATCGCCACGCCCAGCACGGCGCAGTTGGTCGTGATGAGCGGCAGGAAGATACCGAGCGCCTGGTAGAGCGACGGCGAGAGCTTTTTCAACATGATCTCGACCATCTGCACCAACGCCGCGATCACCAGGATGAAGACGATCGTCTGCATGTATTGGATCTGCAACGGATCAAGGATATAAGTCTGGATCGACCACGCCACGAGCGCCGTGAGCGCCATGACGAAGGTTACGGCCGCTCCCATGCCCATCGAAGTCTCGACCTTGGAGGATACGCCCAGGAAGGGGCAGATGCCGAGGAACTGAGCCAACACGACGTTGTTGACGAAGATGGCTCCGATGACGATTGCAAAGTATGTTATCTGCTCCATGACTATTTCTTGGCTAATTTGTTAAATACGACCATCAGATACCCCAGCACGAGGAATCCGCCGGGCGCCAGCACGAATACGAGCGGCATGTAGTCGGCCGTACCGAGCGAATAGCCGAACACGGCGCCGCTGCCCAGCAGTTCGCGGATCGTGCCGATGACCGTGAGCGACAGCGTGAAGCCCAGGCCGATGCCCAGACCGTCCAGCGCCGAATCGAAGGCATTGTTCTTCGAGGCGAAGGCCTCTGCACGGCCCAGAATGATGCAGTTCACGACAATGAGCGGGATGAAGACGCCCAACGTGGCGTACAACGCCGGCACGAAGGCCTGCATGAGCATCTGCACGATGGTCACGAACGACGCGATCACCACGATGAAGGCCGGAATGCGCACCTTGTCGGGAATGAAGTTCTTGATGAGCGAAATGACGATGTTCGACAAGATCAGCACCGCCATCGTGGCCACGCCCATGCCGAATCCGTTGGCGGCACTGGTCGTCGTACCCAGCGTGGGGCACATGCCGAGCACCAGCACGAAGGTGGGATTCTCCTTGACGATCCCTTTGAGGATCAGTTGCAGTTTATTCATTATCTCCTCCTTTCTGAGCGTTATCGCCCGTTTGTGCGGTCGCACCCGCAGCCGAATCGGCCGCGGCCGCAGCATCGCCGCCCGTCGCCGTAGCCCCCGAAGCCGTATCGGAAGCGGCCGGAGCAACCCCTTCCGCAATCTGCTTGTAGGCGGCATAGGCGCGCGCCATGGCGTCGACGTAGGCTCGCGACGAAATCGTGGCGGCCGTCAGCGCATCCACGTCGCCGCCGTCCTTCTTCACGGCGAGCTTCATCTCGCCCGGATTGCGGCCCTCGAAACTGGCGAAGAGCGGGTTGCCCTCGTCGGCCATCTTCGTTCCCAGGCCCGGCGTCTCGTTCTGTTCCAACACGTTGACATTGAGCACACGTCCCGTGGCGTCGAACCCTACCACCATGCGGATCATGCCGCTGAAACCGTTCTTGCTCGCCGTCTCCAC
Coding sequences within it:
- a CDS encoding 7-carboxy-7-deazaguanine synthase QueE, which codes for MIDTDPALFDGGRRLPLVEDFYTIQGEGFHAGKPAYFIRLGGCDVGCRWCDAKYTWNPRRYPPVDVQVVIDRALTCPARAIVITGGEPLLYPLDILTRTLHDRGLQIFLETSGTHPFSGRFDWVCLSPKRQQPPLDEAFRRAHELKVIVEREDDLQWAEQNAARVGDDCLLYLQPEWSVYERMMPLLVEYAKAHPQWNISIQTHKFMHIP
- a CDS encoding FtsB family cell division protein, with the translated sequence MKRGLVRKFWIGATLLIIVLTAFAAGRNLIHAFKIRSQIRVLEREKALYEEKIARDSALIEQLKQDDFLEQYAREHFHMQRKGEKVYIIK
- the rsxA gene encoding electron transport complex subunit RsxA, with translation MEQITYFAIVIGAIFVNNVVLAQFLGICPFLGVSSKVETSMGMGAAVTFVMALTALVAWSIQTYILDPLQIQYMQTIVFILVIAALVQMVEIMLKKLSPSLYQALGIFLPLITTNCAVLGVAILMIQKEFTLLQSVVYSVSTALGFALALVLFAGIRERLELEDVPESFRGTPIALVTAGILAMAFMGFSGLV
- a CDS encoding RnfABCDGE type electron transport complex subunit E, whose amino-acid sequence is MNKLQLILKGIVKENPTFVLVLGMCPTLGTTTSAANGFGMGVATMAVLILSNIVISLIKNFIPDKVRIPAFIVVIASFVTIVQMLMQAFVPALYATLGVFIPLIVVNCIILGRAEAFASKNNAFDSALDGLGIGLGFTLSLTVIGTIRELLGSGAVFGYSLGTADYMPLVFVLAPGGFLVLGYLMVVFNKLAKK
- a CDS encoding RnfABCDGE type electron transport complex subunit G, which gives rise to MKSTLVNMVAVLFTITLVASAGVGYVNMITVGPIAEAKAAATQSALRAVLPSFDRTETTELTLDELPVAVHTARSGEAVVGYAVETASKNGFSGMIRMVVGFDATGRVLNVNVLEQNETPGLGTKMADEGNPLFASFEGRNPGEMKLAVKKDGGDVDALTAATISSRAYVDAMARAYAAYKQIAEGVAPAASDTASGATATGGDAAAAADSAAGATAQTGDNAQKGGDNE